GTGAGGCCACCTGGGCCACGCAGTTCGGCGAACTGCTGACCACCTTCCCCGAGTCGGACCAGGCCGCGAAGGCCGAACCGGCGGTGGCCGCCGCCGTCGTCCGGACGGAGAAGGACCTGCGCGGGGCCGAACCCTGCGCGGCGGTCGAGCGGCTGCGCACGCTCAGCTCCCAGATCGACGGTGTGCGGGCCGATCAGGCCGAGGTCGACGCCGCTCTCGACAAGGACTCGCTGCGGGCCACCGGCAGCGCCGACGCGGGCACGTACACCTGTGGCGTGGACCAGTACCGGGACGGCGACTTCGACTCGGCGCAGACGACCATGACCGACTACGCCTCCGCCCACAAGACCGCCAAGAACGCGGCCCTGGCGAAGAAGATCTCGATAGCGGCGGAGATCGCCCAGACGGTGCCGGCCGCCGGCAAGACCCTGCCGACGGCCCGAAAGGGCGGCAGCATCTCGGTCACGGTGCAGAACGACAGCCCCGACGAAATCACCGTCCTCTATACGGGGCCGGTCACCGGCAGCTTCGTCCTCAAGGGGTGCGGCAGTTGCAAGGCGTATTCCATGGTGAGCACCATCACGCCGGGTTTCGAACCGTGCAGCGACAGCGGCAGGAACTATCCGCAGCGCACCATCAGCCTGCCGGTCGGCACCACGTACTTCCTGCACAAGCCGATGAACGACAGCCTCGACACGCCCGCGTCGGACACGGCCAAGCTCGAGTCGGGCTACATCTACACCGAGTGCGCCTACACGACGCAGAGCCTGGGGACGATCTCCTGAACGGAAGGTGAAAAAGGGGTGTGAATTCCGCCCCTGAATAACCGACAGTCAGTCAATTCGTTACCTGTGGGTCGCATGTGACGGGTGATATGGTGCGCCCGAATTCTCTTGTTGCTGGGCCCCCACACGAAAGCCTTGAGACGATCCATGAACGACATAACGGCAGAAACCCCCGCAAGCGCCTTTGTCCCGGGCGGTCGACGCCGACACCGTAAGGCCAAGCAGAGCGGCATGGGCGTCCGGCGGGCGCTCGTCATCGCGCTGGCCCTTCCCGTCACATCGGCGGCCCTGGCCGGCCCCTCGGCGTTCGCCGCCGACAAGGGCATCGGCACGACGGCCAAGGACACCGCGCCGAGCCAGGGGCTCGACGCGGACGACCAGCAGATGGTCACGAACCTCGAGACCCGGGTGCTCGACCAGCGCCTGGGCAACGACGTCAGCGGCGTGGTCCTCGACTCCGAGTCGGACGCCACGCTGTGGGACCACAACGCGGCGACGGCGCTGATGCCGGCGTCCAACGTCAAGCTCGCCACGTCGACCGCGGCCCTCACGGTGCTCGGCCCCGACCACCGGTTCACCACGAAGGTCTCCTACGGCAACGGCACCCTCACCCTCATCGGGGGCGGCGACCGGACGCTGACCACCGCCGACCTCGCCGAGCTGGCGAAGGACGCGGTGGCCGGGCTGAAGGCCGCGGGGCTGACGTCGGTGAAGGTCGCCGTGGACGACAGCCTCTTCCCCGAGCCGACGCTGGCCAACGGCTGGAACACCGGCTACTACCCCGACTCGGTCGCCCCGGTGCGGGCGCTCGTCGTCGACGGGCACGGGGTGCAGGACACGTCCCTCGACGCCGGGCAGGTCTTCGCCAAGCAGCTCACCGCGGCGGGCGTCACCGTCGACGGCACGGTCGCCCGCGCCACGGCGAGCCTGACCGACGTGCCGGTCGCCCGGCACAGGTCGGCGCCGCTGTCGGCCATCGTCCACACGATGCTCAAGACCAGCGACAACAACATGGCCGAGACCCTGCTGCGGATGACCGCCCTGGGCGCGGGCCGCCCGGCGACGTTCGACGGCGGCACGGAGGTCGTGCGCGAGGTCCTGAGCAAGAAGTACGGCGTCTCGCTCACCAACTTCGAGATGTACGACGGCAGCGGCCTGTCACGGGCCGACCGGATCCCGGCCGCCACCCTCGCGGAGATCCTGGAGCTGCTGACGGAGCCCCGCTACGCCGACACCCTCGGTTCCATCCGCGACGGTCTGCCCGTCGCCGGTGAGGCCGGCAGCACGCTCGGTCCGGAGTGGGGCCGCTTCGACGACGTGAACTCCAAGTGCGCGGTCGGCAAGGTGCAGGCGAAGACCGGCACCCTCACCGGGGCAATCGCCCTGAGCGGTCTGACGCAGGGCAAGGACGGCAAGTGGAAGGTGTTCTCCTTCATCGAGAACGGCTCCACGGCCAACCCGAACGACATCAAGGACGCGATGGACGGCCTCGCGGCGACGGTGAACGGCTGCTGGGCGTGACGCGGTAGGGCATGAAGAAGAGAGGGCCGGCGCCCGGCGCCGGCCCTCTCTCATCGCGTCAGGCCGCCTCACCGTGTCAGGCGGCCGGCTCCGATGTGGTGGTGCGCAGGACCAGGCGGGGGGTGAGGACGACCTCCCGGGGGTCCGTGCGGCCCTGGTCCAGGCGTTCCACGGCGGCGGTGACCGCGTAGTGGGCCTGCTCCCGGGCGCCCTGGCTGACCGTCGTGAGGTTGAAGCAGCTCAGGCGGGAGGTCGTGTCGTCGTCGTAGCCGGCCACGGAGACCTGTCCCGGGACGGCGACGCCCGCGCGGAACAGGGCGGCGAGGACGCCGATGGCGGACTGGTCGTTGAACGCGACGACCGCCGTGGGCAGGTCGCCGCCGTCGAGTATCTGGTGCGCCGCGCGCTCACCCGCCGCCTCGGTGTGGTCGCCGTGCAGCACCCGGATGTGGGCGTCGAGGCCGCGGCGGCGCATGGCCGTGCGGTAGCCGCGGCGCCGGTCGGTGGCGATGACGCCCTTGCCGCCGTCGACGTAGACGATCTCGCGGTGTCCGAGATCCACCAGGTGGTCGACGATCTGGCCGACACCGTCCTCGTCCGCGGTGCGGACGACGTCCAGGCCGGCGTCGGCTATCCGGCGGCCCACGGTGATGACGGGCGACTTGCGGTCGAGGATGGCGAGCGCGTCCGCGGAGGCGGTCGGACCGAGCAGGATCAGCGCCTCGCTGCGGAAGGCCAGCAGCGTCTCCACGGCGGTGTGTTCGTCGCGGGTGCGGGTGAGGGTGCTCAGAACGAGGTCATAGCCGACGTCCTCGGCGGCCGTGTGCAGATGCTCGACGAGTTCGGCGTGGAACGGGCTGTGAATATCCACCATGACGCCTAGGAGGCGGGTGCGCCTGCTGGCCAGCATACTGGCCGTGCGATCGACCTGATAGCCGAGGTCGGCAGCCGCCCTCAGCACCCGCTCCCGGGTCCGTTCACTCGGCCCGGGCACCCCCCGGAGCACCAGTGACACCGACGCCGTGGACACGCCCACCCGTGCGGCCACGTCCTCCAGCCTGGGGCGCTTGTGCGTGCCGTTCCGCTGACGTGCGGAATCACCCTCGTCCACTCGTGCCTCCCCGCCGGAAATCTCCTTGCGCAACACCCTTGACACGCTCGCGAAACAAGGATGATAGTACCAGGACTTAAAGCGCTTTAAATTGTCCTGATGTTCCAACCAAGTCCGGCCCGACGCCCACAAGGCGCTCGCCCTCGACTCGGCCGCACCACGAACCTCCCGCGACCCACCGTGAAGCGCGAGCACAGCGGCCACCCTTAGCCATAGATTCAGCCTTAGAGCAGCCATCGGTCCACCCCCCTCCTGCACAGTGAGGTGCACGAAGCATGAATCGCTTGTCCCTTCCCCGTTCCCGCAGAATCGTCCCCGTCGTGGCCGTGGCCGCAGCGGCCGCACTGACCGTCGCGGGCTGTTCCAGCAGCTCGGGCGGCAAGAAGGCCGAGGACAGCGCGGCCGGAGTCTCGGCCGGCAAAGCGGACACGCCCCGTATGACCATCGCGATGGTCACGCACGCGCCCTCGGGTGACACCTTCTGGGACACCATCCGCAAGGGCGCCGAGGCCGCCGCCGCCAAGGACAACGTCAAGCTGATCTACTCCAACGACGAGACGGCCGGCGACCAGGCCAACCTGGTGCAGAACGCGATCGACCAGAAGGTCGACGGCATCGCGGTCACCCTCGCCAAGCCGGACGCCCTCAAGGACGTCGTCGCCAAGGCGGAGAAGGCCGGCATCCCGGTCGTCGGCCTCAACGCGGGCCTCAGCGTCTGGAAGCAGCAGGGCCTGCTGTCGTTCTTCGGCCAGGACGAGGCCGTGTCGGGCCAGGCGCTCGGCACCAAGATCAACGGCACCGGCGCCAAGCACGCCCTGTGCGTCATCCAGGCCCAGGGCGACGTGAACCTCGAAGAGCGCTGCGCCGGCGTGAAGAAGACGTTCAGCGGCAAGACCGACATCCTTTACGTCAACGGCACCGACATGCCGTCCGTGAAGTCGACGATCACCGCGAAGCTCAAGCAGGACAGCTCCATCGACGAGGTCGTCACCCTCGGCGCCCCCGTCGCGCTGACCGCCACGCAGTCGGTGTCCGAGGCGGGCAGCAAGGCGAAGATCGCGACCTTCGACCTCAACAAGGACATGGTCTCCGCCATCGAGAAGGGGACCATCCAGTTCGCCGTCGACCAGCAGCCCTTCCTCCAGGGCTACCTCGCGGTCGACTCCCTGTGGCTGTACAAGACCAACGGCAACTTCAGCGGCGGCGGCGAGCAGCCGGTGCTGACCGGCCCGGCCTTCGTCGACAAGACCAACGTCGAGGCCGTCGCCAAGTTCGCCGCGAAGGGCACGAGGTGATGAGTGTGACTCAGCAGGCTGCGCCGGCGGTGACCACACCGCCGGCCTCCGGCCCGAAGCAGACCGACGGCCGGACGGCACAGCGTCCGCTGGCCCTCCGGTTGTTGGCCCGGCCCGAGGTGGGTGTCTTCCTCGGCGCCGTAGCGGTGTACGTGTTCTTCCTGATAACCGCCGCGCCGGTGCGCGACGGCAGCTCGATGGCCAACATCCTGTATCAGTCGTCGACGATCGGGATCATGGCCCTTCCGGTGGCGCTGCTGATGATCGGCGGCGAGTTCGACCTCTCGGCCGGTGTCGCCGTCATCACCTCGGCGCTCACCGCGAGCATGCTCAGCTTCCAGCTCACGGCGAACATCTGGGTCGGCGTGTTCGTCGCCCTGGCGGTGTCGCTGGGGGTCGGCTTCTTCAACGGCTGGGTGATGGTACGGACCGGGCTGCCGAGCTTCCTCGTCACCCTGGGCACCTTCCTGATCCTCCAGGGCGTCAACCTCGCGGTGACCAAGCTGATCACCACCAACGTGGCGACCGACGACATCAGCGACATGGACGGCTTCGGCCAGGCCAAGGCGCTCTTCGCCTCGTCCTTCGACATCGGCGACGTCCAGGTCAAGATCACCGTGGTGTGGTGGCTGGTCTTCGCCGCCATCGCCACCTGGGTCCTGCTGCGTACCAAGTACGGCAACTGGATCTTCGCTGTCGGCGGGAACAAGGAGAGCGCGCGGGCCGTCGGCGTGCCCGTGACGTTCACCAAGATCTCGCTGTTCATGCTGGTCGGTTTCGGCGCCTGGTTCGTCGGCATGCACCAGCTGTTCACGTTCAACACCGTGCAGTCCGGCGAGGGCGTCGGCCAGGAGCTGATCTACATCGCGGCGGCCGTCATCGGCGGCTGCCTGCTGACCGGCGGCTACGGCTCGGCGATCGGCCCGGTCTTCGGCGCGTTCATGTTCGGCATGGTGCAGCAGGGCATCGTCTACGCCGGCTGGAACCCCGACTGGTTCAAGGCCTTCCTCGGCGTCATGCTCCTCGGCGCCACCCTGATCAACCTGTGGGTCCAGCGCACGGCCACCCGGAGGTGACCACTCTTATGACCATCACGAACGACACCACGACCGACGACACCTCGACCGAAGAGGCCGCTGTCGTCGAGCTGAAGGCCACGGGCAAGTCCTACGGCAACATCCGTGCCCTGCACGGTGTGAGCCTCGCCGTGCACCCCGGCAAGGTGACCTGCGTCCTCGGTGACAACGGCGCCGGCAAGTCCACCCTCATCAAGATCATCTCCGGGCTGCACCAGCACACCGAGGGCGAGTTCCTCGTCGACGGCGAACCGGTGCACTTCACCACCCCGCGCCAGGCCCTCGACCGCGGCATCGCCACCGTCTACCAGGACCTCGCCACCGTCCCGCTGATGCCCGTCTGGCGGAACTTCTTTCTCGGCTCCGAGCTCACCAAGGGCCCCTGGCCCGTACGGCGTCTCGACATCGAGAAGATGAAGAAGACCGCCGACGAGGAGCTCCGCAACATGGGCATCGTCCTCGACGACCTGGACCAGCCCATCGGCACGCTGTCCGGCGGCCAGCGCCAGTGCGTGGCCATCGCCCGCGCCGTCCACTTCGGCGCCCGCGTCCTCATCCTGGACGAGCCCACCGCCGCCCTCGGCGTCAAGCAGTCCGGCGTGGTCCTGAAGTACATCGCCGCCGCCCGCGACCGCGGCCTCGGCGTCATCTTCATCACCCACAACCCCCACCACGCCTACATGGTCGGCGACCACTTCAGCGTCCTGCGCCTCGGCACCATGGAACTCTCCGCCGACCGCAGCGAAGTCAGCCTCGAAGAACTCACCAACCACATGGCCGGCGGCGCCGAACTCGCGGCCCTGAAGCACGAGTTGGCCCAAGTGCGCGGCGTGGACGTCGAGGAGCTCCCCGACGCCGCCACCGTCTCCTCCTGACCGACACATCCGGAAGGCAACCCGTCGTGAAGATCGCCCTCGACCCGTACATGATCCGCAACGTGCCGTTGCTCGAACTGCCCGCAGTGGTGGCCGAGTTGGGCTACGAGTGGATCGAGCTGTCTCCTCGGGAGGACTTCATCCCGTTCTTCCGGCACCCCCGCGTGGACGACGCCACCGTGCGTAAGTTCCGCAAGGCGCTGGACACGGCGGGTGTCGGTATCTCCTCGCTGCTGCCGCTGTTCCGCTGGTCGGGTCCGGACGAGGACGCCCGGCAGGCGGCCGTACGGTACTGGAAGCGTTCGATCCAGATCGCCGCGGACCTCGGTGTGGACAGCATGATCTCGGAGTTCAACGGGCGGCCCGAGGACTCCGACCGCAGCGAGGCGCAGTTCTGGAAGTCGCTGGAGGAGCTGCTGCCGGTGTTCGAGCGGGAGGGCGTCCGGCTCGCCCTGGAGCCGCACCCGGACGACTTCATCGAGAACGGGTACGACGCGGTCAACCTGATCCGGGGCATCAACAACCCCAACGTCAGCTTCCTGTACTGCGCCCCGCACACGTTCCACATCGGCAACGACGCCCCGGGCATCATCAAGTACGCCGGTGACCTGCTGACCCACGTGCACCTGGCCGACGTCTTCGACCACAACGCGTCCTCCGGGAACCGGTACATCCTCAACCCGCCCGGCACCACGGCACGTGTCCACCAGCACCTCGACATGGGCGAGGGCGAGGTCGACTTCGACGAGCTGTTCCGCGAGCTGAAGGCGAACGGTTTCGACGGCACCCTCACCGCGTGTGTCTTCGCGTGGGAGGAACGGGCCAAGGAGTCCTCGGTGTTCATGCGCGAGAAGATCACCGAGTACCTGTCCGCGGCGCAGTAGCCACTCCCCCCTGTGCCGGCAGGTGAGCAGGGGCGTCGTCCGCGCTTTTCTTAAAGCGCTTTAACAGTCACCACCGAAACAGTCACCACCGAGAGGAAACCAGCGAGATGCCGTTCGAAGTGCTGACCATGGGTCGCGTGGGGGTGGACGTGTATCCACTCCAGACAGGCGTGGGACTTGCGGAGGTCACTTCGTTCGGCAAGTACCTCGGCGGCAGCCCGACCAACGTCGCCGTCGCCGCCGCCCGGTACGGCCGCTCGGCCGCCGTGATCACGAAGACGGGCCGGGACCCGTTCGGCGAGTACGTCCGTACGGCCCTCACCGGCTACGGCGTCGACAGCCGCTACGTGGGGACGTCGGACATCGCGCCGACGCCGGTGACGTTCTGCGAGATCTTCCCGCCGGACGACTTCCCGCTGTACTTCTACCGGCTGCCGAAGGCTCCCGACCTGGACATCGAACCCGGTGAGCTGGACCTGGACGCGGTGCGGGACGCGCGGATCTTCTGGGTGACCGGGACCGGGCTGAGCGAGGAGCCGAGCCGTTCGGCCACCCTCGCCGCGCTCGCGCACCGGGCCAAGTCGGGCTCCACCGTCTTCGACCTCGACTGGCGGCCGATGTTCTGGTCGGACCCGTCCGAGGCGCGGGCGTACTACAAGGAGGCCCTGCGGCACACGACGGTCGCGGTCGGCAACCTCGACGAGTGCGAGGTCGCCACCGGTGAGCGGGAGCCGTACGCCGCCGCCAAGGCGCTGCTGGCGGCCGGTGTGGAGCTGGCGGTCGTGAAGCAGGGGCCGAAGGGCGTGCTCGCGATGGACCGGGACGGCTCGGCCGTCGAGATCCCGCCGGTCCCGGTCGACGTGGTCAACGGCCTGGGCGCCGGTGACGCCTTCGGCGGCGCCCTCTGCCACGGCCTGCTGGCCGGCTGGGACACCCGCCGCACCGTCTCCTTCGCCAACGCGGCGGGCGCCATCGTCGCGGGCCGGCTGGCCTGCTCCGAGGCGATGCCGACCGAGGCCGAGGTCGACACCAAGCTCCACGAGGCGTCCCTCGCCTCCACCGAACGAAAGGCGTGACGACGTGCTGTCCGACAACGTGAGCCGGATCGTGGCCGCCCGGGTGAACGATCCCGGCGCCATCGCGGCCGCCGCCGCACGCCGGGTGAAGGCCACCTCGCTGCTGGGCGAGCACGGCAAGGCCATGATCGTCGCGGCGGACCATCCGGCGCGCGGCGCCAACGGCGTCGGCGGCGACCCGAACGCCATGGCCGACCGCTTCGAGCTGCTGGACCGCCTGTGCACCGCGCTGGAGCGGCCGGGTGTGACGGGCGTGCTGGGCACGGCCGACATACTCGAGGACCTGCTGCTGCTCGGCGTCCTGGACGGCAAGAGCGTCTTCGGCTCGATGAACCGGGCCGGGCTCGCGGGTTCGGTCTTCGAGATCGACGACCGCTTCACCGGCTACGACGCCGAGGCGCTCGCCGACATGGGCTTCGACGGCGGCAAGATGCTCACCCGCATCGCCCTCGACGACCCGGCGACGCCGTCCGTGCTGTTCGACACGGCGAAGGCGGTCAACGAGCTGAACGACCGTGAGCTCATCGCCATGGTCGAGCCGTTCCTGTCCTCCTGGCAGGACGGCAGGATCCGCAACGATCTCTCCACCGACGCCGTCATCAAGTCGATCACCATCGCCTCGGGACTGGGCCGGCGCACCGCCTACACCTGGCTGAAGCTGCCGGTGGTGGAGAACATGGAGCGCGTCCTGGCCTCCTCCACCCTGCCGGCGCTGCTGCTGGGCGGCGAGGTCACCGACCCGGAGGCGGCCTTCACGTCCTGGGGCAAGGCGCTCAAGCAGCCCACCGCACAGGGCCTGGTCGTCGGCCGCTCCCTGCTCTACCCGGCAGGCGGCGACGTGGCCGGTGCGGTGGACAAGGCGGTGAGCCTGCTGTGAACGACACGAGCAAGTACCACCTGCGCAGCGGGACGGCGGCCGACGGCCCCTACGACCTCCTGGTCACGCCCGAGTCGGCGGGCTGGGGATACTCCGGGCTCAGGATCCTGACCCTGGGACCGGGTGAGGCGCACTCCCTGTCCACACACGACTCCGAGTTCCTGGTCCTGCCGCTGACGGGCTCCTGCTCCGTCACCACGGA
The Streptomyces sp. NBC_01485 genome window above contains:
- a CDS encoding ABC transporter permease, which encodes MSVTQQAAPAVTTPPASGPKQTDGRTAQRPLALRLLARPEVGVFLGAVAVYVFFLITAAPVRDGSSMANILYQSSTIGIMALPVALLMIGGEFDLSAGVAVITSALTASMLSFQLTANIWVGVFVALAVSLGVGFFNGWVMVRTGLPSFLVTLGTFLILQGVNLAVTKLITTNVATDDISDMDGFGQAKALFASSFDIGDVQVKITVVWWLVFAAIATWVLLRTKYGNWIFAVGGNKESARAVGVPVTFTKISLFMLVGFGAWFVGMHQLFTFNTVQSGEGVGQELIYIAAAVIGGCLLTGGYGSAIGPVFGAFMFGMVQQGIVYAGWNPDWFKAFLGVMLLGATLINLWVQRTATRR
- a CDS encoding LacI family DNA-binding transcriptional regulator codes for the protein MDEGDSARQRNGTHKRPRLEDVAARVGVSTASVSLVLRGVPGPSERTRERVLRAAADLGYQVDRTASMLASRRTRLLGVMVDIHSPFHAELVEHLHTAAEDVGYDLVLSTLTRTRDEHTAVETLLAFRSEALILLGPTASADALAILDRKSPVITVGRRIADAGLDVVRTADEDGVGQIVDHLVDLGHREIVYVDGGKGVIATDRRRGYRTAMRRRGLDAHIRVLHGDHTEAAGERAAHQILDGGDLPTAVVAFNDQSAIGVLAALFRAGVAVPGQVSVAGYDDDTTSRLSCFNLTTVSQGAREQAHYAVTAAVERLDQGRTDPREVVLTPRLVLRTTTSEPAA
- the iolC gene encoding 5-dehydro-2-deoxygluconokinase, producing MPFEVLTMGRVGVDVYPLQTGVGLAEVTSFGKYLGGSPTNVAVAAARYGRSAAVITKTGRDPFGEYVRTALTGYGVDSRYVGTSDIAPTPVTFCEIFPPDDFPLYFYRLPKAPDLDIEPGELDLDAVRDARIFWVTGTGLSEEPSRSATLAALAHRAKSGSTVFDLDWRPMFWSDPSEARAYYKEALRHTTVAVGNLDECEVATGEREPYAAAKALLAAGVELAVVKQGPKGVLAMDRDGSAVEIPPVPVDVVNGLGAGDAFGGALCHGLLAGWDTRRTVSFANAAGAIVAGRLACSEAMPTEAEVDTKLHEASLASTERKA
- a CDS encoding ATP-binding cassette domain-containing protein produces the protein MTITNDTTTDDTSTEEAAVVELKATGKSYGNIRALHGVSLAVHPGKVTCVLGDNGAGKSTLIKIISGLHQHTEGEFLVDGEPVHFTTPRQALDRGIATVYQDLATVPLMPVWRNFFLGSELTKGPWPVRRLDIEKMKKTADEELRNMGIVLDDLDQPIGTLSGGQRQCVAIARAVHFGARVLILDEPTAALGVKQSGVVLKYIAAARDRGLGVIFITHNPHHAYMVGDHFSVLRLGTMELSADRSEVSLEELTNHMAGGAELAALKHELAQVRGVDVEELPDAATVSS
- a CDS encoding sugar phosphate isomerase/epimerase family protein; this translates as MKIALDPYMIRNVPLLELPAVVAELGYEWIELSPREDFIPFFRHPRVDDATVRKFRKALDTAGVGISSLLPLFRWSGPDEDARQAAVRYWKRSIQIAADLGVDSMISEFNGRPEDSDRSEAQFWKSLEELLPVFEREGVRLALEPHPDDFIENGYDAVNLIRGINNPNVSFLYCAPHTFHIGNDAPGIIKYAGDLLTHVHLADVFDHNASSGNRYILNPPGTTARVHQHLDMGEGEVDFDELFRELKANGFDGTLTACVFAWEERAKESSVFMREKITEYLSAAQ
- the dacB gene encoding D-alanyl-D-alanine carboxypeptidase/D-alanyl-D-alanine endopeptidase — its product is MNDITAETPASAFVPGGRRRHRKAKQSGMGVRRALVIALALPVTSAALAGPSAFAADKGIGTTAKDTAPSQGLDADDQQMVTNLETRVLDQRLGNDVSGVVLDSESDATLWDHNAATALMPASNVKLATSTAALTVLGPDHRFTTKVSYGNGTLTLIGGGDRTLTTADLAELAKDAVAGLKAAGLTSVKVAVDDSLFPEPTLANGWNTGYYPDSVAPVRALVVDGHGVQDTSLDAGQVFAKQLTAAGVTVDGTVARATASLTDVPVARHRSAPLSAIVHTMLKTSDNNMAETLLRMTALGAGRPATFDGGTEVVREVLSKKYGVSLTNFEMYDGSGLSRADRIPAATLAEILELLTEPRYADTLGSIRDGLPVAGEAGSTLGPEWGRFDDVNSKCAVGKVQAKTGTLTGAIALSGLTQGKDGKWKVFSFIENGSTANPNDIKDAMDGLAATVNGCWA
- a CDS encoding sugar ABC transporter substrate-binding protein, with amino-acid sequence MNRLSLPRSRRIVPVVAVAAAAALTVAGCSSSSGGKKAEDSAAGVSAGKADTPRMTIAMVTHAPSGDTFWDTIRKGAEAAAAKDNVKLIYSNDETAGDQANLVQNAIDQKVDGIAVTLAKPDALKDVVAKAEKAGIPVVGLNAGLSVWKQQGLLSFFGQDEAVSGQALGTKINGTGAKHALCVIQAQGDVNLEERCAGVKKTFSGKTDILYVNGTDMPSVKSTITAKLKQDSSIDEVVTLGAPVALTATQSVSEAGSKAKIATFDLNKDMVSAIEKGTIQFAVDQQPFLQGYLAVDSLWLYKTNGNFSGGGEQPVLTGPAFVDKTNVEAVAKFAAKGTR
- a CDS encoding Cgl0159 family (beta/alpha)8-fold protein; amino-acid sequence: MLSDNVSRIVAARVNDPGAIAAAAARRVKATSLLGEHGKAMIVAADHPARGANGVGGDPNAMADRFELLDRLCTALERPGVTGVLGTADILEDLLLLGVLDGKSVFGSMNRAGLAGSVFEIDDRFTGYDAEALADMGFDGGKMLTRIALDDPATPSVLFDTAKAVNELNDRELIAMVEPFLSSWQDGRIRNDLSTDAVIKSITIASGLGRRTAYTWLKLPVVENMERVLASSTLPALLLGGEVTDPEAAFTSWGKALKQPTAQGLVVGRSLLYPAGGDVAGAVDKAVSLL